Part of the Verrucomicrobiia bacterium genome, GCGACGCTTCCCGGAGCGCCGAATTGTCCGGCCTTGAATAATTGCCGGATTTCCGGCGCGGTGCGATTGCGGTTGTCCGTCAGGCATTCGACAATGACCGGCACTTTTCCCGGCGCAAAACCCTCGTACGCCACCGTCTCGTAAGTCACTTTCTCGTCGAGCAATCCCGCGCCCTTTTTGATTGCGCGCTCGATGGTATCCCGCGGCACGGAATGTTTTTTTGCGGCTTCAACGGCCACCCAAAGCCGCGCGTTGTTCTCGGGATGCGGATCCCCGAGTTTCGCCGCGACCAAAATTTCTTTGACCAGTTTGCCGATCATCGCGCCGCGCTTGGTGGAGTTTGCCACCCGCCCGGCCTGTTTCCATTGTGCGCCCATAGGACGGGTAATTTATCGCGAACGCGGCGTGAGTTCAAGGAGAGCTTCGATTTACTGCATGCTTTTTATCGTGTGATTTCGCGGTTCGCGGGTTAGCGTAATGGCGACATGGAAGACAAGGTCTTGAAATTACTCAGCCAGCCGCAATACACGCCACTCAACGTGCCGGAGTTATTGCGCGCACTCGGGTTGGCTCGCAATCAGCAGCAGGCCCTTCAAAAAACTCTCGCCGCACTCGAACGCTCCGGACGCATCGCCCGCATGAAAGGCAATCGCTTCGGGCGCGCCACGGATGCCGATCTAGTGCCCGGATGCATCCGCATCAATCGCCAGGGCAAAGGTTTTTTGGAAGCCGATGATCCCAAGGCGCCGGAAATTGTCGTGCCCGGTTTTGCCACGTCCACGGCGATGAACGGCGACCGCGTGCTCGTGCGGCGAGATGTGCCGCGGCAAGGTCGTGGATCGCAGCCACCGGGAGAAGTCACGGGCAAGGTGATTCGCATCCTTGAACGCCAGCGTACCCAACTTGTCGGCACGTTGCAGCGTGGCGCACAATTTCTCTACGTGATCCCCGATGACCCGCGCCTTCCGCACGATATTTACGTGCCGACACCCAAGGATGTTGGCCGTCAGCCAAATTTGGGCGACAAGGTGGTGGTGGAATTGCATGAATGGAAATCGCCGAATACAAATCCCGAAGGTGAAATCATTGAAGTGCTCGGCGCGCCGGATGAAGAAGGCGTGGACATGCTGTCCGTCCTGCGTCAATACAATCTGCCGCTGCATTTTCCGAAAAAAGTTTTGCAGGAAGCACGCGCGAATGGCACAGAGGTAAGCGCGCAGGATTTAACTGGCCGCACTGATTGTCGTACGCATCAAGTGGTGACGATTGATCCTGATGACGCCAAGGATTTTGACGATGCCATTTGCCTCCGGCCCGCGCCCAATCAGCAATGGAAACTCTGGGTGCACATCGCCGACGTTTCTCATTACGTCAAACCCGGTACGCCGCTCGACGCGGAGGCCCTCAAACGCGGCAATTCCACGTATCTTGTTGACCGCGTCATTCCGATGCTGCCTGAAGCCTTGAGCAATGAACTTTGTTCGCTCAAGCCGAACGTGGATCGCCTGACCAAGTGCGTCGAATTTCTTTTGTCCGCCGAAGGCCAGGTATTGCGGGCAAATTTTTACCCGGCAGTCATTCGCTCGCAATGCCGCTTTACTTATCGCGAAGTTCTGGCGGTTCTACAACGCGCGCCGGTTGGCCCCGTCGAAAAAATGGTTCACGATGCCAATCAGATGGCGCAACGCATCCGCCGCGCCCGCATGAAGGCCGGCTCGTTGGAACTGGATTTTCCTGAAAGCAAGATTCGCCTCGATGAAAGCGGAAAGGTCACCCGCATCGAAAAAATAGAGAATGATATTTCACATCAACTTATCGAGGAATACATGCTCCTCGCTAATGAGGCGGTCGCGGGACGCTTGATGGCGCTGAATCGCCCGGCAGTCTATCGCATCCACGAACCGCCCGATGACAAACGGCTTCAGGAATATCGCCAGGACGTGCTCAGTCATCACATTGCTTGTGGAAATTTGAGCAACCGGCTCGAAGTCCAAAAACTGTTGCAAAAGCTTTCCACACTGCCTATCGGCCAGGCTTTGAAAATCGGGTTTTTGAAATCGCTCATGCGGGCGCGCTATGCGGTGGAACCACTCGGGCATTACGGTCTCGCGAAAAAGAAATATACGCATTTCACTTCACCGATTCGCCGTTACGCGGACCTGGTGGTGCATCGGGCACTTTTTCAAAAGCCCGGACAGCCGATTGCAAGTCAATCGCTCGCGGAAGTTACGGCGCGCATTTCGGATACTGAGCGCAATTCCGCCGATGCCGAGCGCGACAGCAAAGACGTCAAGTTGTTTGCCTTTTTGAGCAAGCAACTGGAATCCGGCCAGCCGCTGCGTTATCCCGCGCTGGTCACGGACGTCCGCAATTTCGGTTTTTTCGTGGATGTGAGCGGACTGGCCATGAGCGGATTGGTTCCGCTTTCGACCCTGGCGGACGATTTCTTTCAATTCGACACGAACCGGAATCAGTTGGTCGGGCGGCGGACGCGCCGCGTTATCAAGCTCGGAGACCAGGTCGAAGTGCAGGTTGCCAAAGTGGATCGTTTCAAGAAGCAGGTGGATTTCCGGCTCGCGGGAACGGCGAGGGCTTCGACGGAATCTTTTTCAAAACCGCGCCGGGATAAATTTCAGCGGCGTCGTTAAGCCAAAGACCTGTCTGAAGTTACATATGAAACACATTCCACTTGTGCCCATCCGGGTCGGCAAACACAAAGCCATAATAACCTTCACCAAATGCTTCCGGCTTGCCAAATATCCGGCCGCCGGCGTGCTTCACTTCCATGGCCCATTGGTCTGCCTCTTCCCGGCTGTCGGCCCAAAGAGTAAAGATGATCTCATTTCCTTTGCTCAAGTCAGCCAGGTTGCCTTTAAGGGCTTGCTTTAAGGATTCATTTAAAAAGAAATTGATCACAAACTCATCATCGCCAAACAGAAAACTGGTAAGCTCTGGTGAACGGTCATAACCTCTATTGGGCTTAAATCCCAGTGTCTCATAAAATTTCCGGGTTATGTTCACATCCTTCACGGCGAAATTGCCCCATATTTTTTTCGGTCTCATGATCTGGTTTAGTTTATGTT contains:
- a CDS encoding YebC/PmpR family DNA-binding transcriptional regulator, whose protein sequence is MGAQWKQAGRVANSTKRGAMIGKLVKEILVAAKLGDPHPENNARLWVAVEAAKKHSVPRDTIERAIKKGAGLLDEKVTYETVAYEGFAPGKVPVIVECLTDNRNRTAPEIRQLFKAGQFGAPGSVAFMFDRWGIVEANHADTTQDIEAAAIEAGAEEVQPLTGEDVPEGRIGARFLCHPTSLDAVSKYLKAAQWTVTASEMSYLAKNYVELNEAQKKEVGDFLNALDEHDDVHRVYAAIK
- a CDS encoding VOC family protein; protein product: MRPKKIWGNFAVKDVNITRKFYETLGFKPNRGYDRSPELTSFLFGDDEFVINFFLNESLKQALKGNLADLSKGNEIIFTLWADSREEADQWAMEVKHAGGRIFGKPEAFGEGYYGFVFADPDGHKWNVFHM
- the rnr gene encoding ribonuclease R → MEDKVLKLLSQPQYTPLNVPELLRALGLARNQQQALQKTLAALERSGRIARMKGNRFGRATDADLVPGCIRINRQGKGFLEADDPKAPEIVVPGFATSTAMNGDRVLVRRDVPRQGRGSQPPGEVTGKVIRILERQRTQLVGTLQRGAQFLYVIPDDPRLPHDIYVPTPKDVGRQPNLGDKVVVELHEWKSPNTNPEGEIIEVLGAPDEEGVDMLSVLRQYNLPLHFPKKVLQEARANGTEVSAQDLTGRTDCRTHQVVTIDPDDAKDFDDAICLRPAPNQQWKLWVHIADVSHYVKPGTPLDAEALKRGNSTYLVDRVIPMLPEALSNELCSLKPNVDRLTKCVEFLLSAEGQVLRANFYPAVIRSQCRFTYREVLAVLQRAPVGPVEKMVHDANQMAQRIRRARMKAGSLELDFPESKIRLDESGKVTRIEKIENDISHQLIEEYMLLANEAVAGRLMALNRPAVYRIHEPPDDKRLQEYRQDVLSHHIACGNLSNRLEVQKLLQKLSTLPIGQALKIGFLKSLMRARYAVEPLGHYGLAKKKYTHFTSPIRRYADLVVHRALFQKPGQPIASQSLAEVTARISDTERNSADAERDSKDVKLFAFLSKQLESGQPLRYPALVTDVRNFGFFVDVSGLAMSGLVPLSTLADDFFQFDTNRNQLVGRRTRRVIKLGDQVEVQVAKVDRFKKQVDFRLAGTARASTESFSKPRRDKFQRRR